A window of Diospyros lotus cultivar Yz01 chromosome 14, ASM1463336v1, whole genome shotgun sequence contains these coding sequences:
- the LOC127790118 gene encoding fasciclin-like arabinogalactan protein 12, with amino-acid sequence MVKQLFSPLQLLLIFLCCSTAFSQPPAQAPAAPPPAQAPVALPPPVVQSMAPGPASSGPPNITAILEKAGHFTTFIRLLRSTKMDSDIYTQLNTSSQGLTVFAPDDYAFGNLSAGALNAYNDDQKSQLVKFHLISSYFSLPEFQTVSNPVSTEAGTKVEYPLNVTISGSQVNLTSGFVNTTVSNTVYTNGHLAVYAVDQVLLPRRFFVTPSPAPAPAPSKPVKESPSTPVSTADASVQASGAMPVIHHALSAVTFLSSFIAALTFCI; translated from the coding sequence ATGGTGAAGCAACTTTTCTCACCATTACAACTACTACTAATCTTCCTCTGCTGCTCCACTGCTTTTTCTCAGCCTCCCGCACAAGCTCCGGCCGCTCCCCCACCGGCACAGGCTCCTGTCGCTCTGCCTCCCCCAGTGGTTCAGTCTATGGCACCAGGTCCAGCATCATCAGGTCCACCTAACATCACTGCAATCCTTGAGAAGGCTGGCCACTTCACTACCTTCATTCGCCTTCTAAGGAGCACGAAGATGGACAGCGACATTTACACGCAGCTCAACACATCAAGCCAAGGCCTCACTGTATTCGCCCCAGATGATTATGCTTTTGGTAACCTCTCAGCAGGCGCTCTGAACGCATACAATGATGACCAAAAGTCCCAGCTCGTTAAATTCCATCTCATATCATCGTACTTTTCCCTCCCCGAGTTCCAAACCGTGAGCAACCCGGTGAGCACAGAGGCCGGTACTAAAGTTGAGTACCCGCTAAACGTAACCATATCGGGGAGCCAGGTGAATTTAACAAGTGGATTTGTGAATACAACAGTATCCAACACAGTTTATACCAATGGGCACCTAGCAGTATATGCGGTGGACCAGGTTCTCCTTCCAAGGCGTTTCTTCGTAACTCCATCGCCTGCGCCTGCGCCTGCGCCATCAAAGCCTGTGAAAGAGTCCCCATCTACTCCAGTGTCCACTGCCGATGCCTCAGTTCAAGCTTCTGGTGCAATGCCAGTGATTCACCATGCTCTGAGTGCAGTGACCTTTTTAAGCTCTTTTATTGCCGCACTGACTTTTTGCATCtga
- the LOC127790120 gene encoding fasciclin-like arabinogalactan protein 12, protein MLKQIVSLLPLLMIFLSFPTGFAQSPAQAPVAQPPAQAPVVQPPPKAPLAPGPAPSGPPNITAILEKPGQFSTLIRLLKTTNMDSVITSQLNDSSQGLTVFAPTDKAFAKLSAGSLNSYNNEKKARLLKLHLISSFLSQPEFQTVSNPVNTEAGSTGEYPLNVTVSGNDVKLTTGIVNTTVSSTIYSDGQLAVYQVDKVLLSSNFLGTPSPEPAPATSTASTSASSSSSSSSSESASAPSKPDKADQPPPVSTADSSAQASGAMPEIHNALNAIPVAGFLIAALSVCL, encoded by the coding sequence ATGTTGAAGCAAATTGTCTCACTGTTACCACTCTTAATGATCTTCCTCAGCTTCCCCACAGGTTTTGCTCAGTCTCCAGCACAAGCTCCCGTTGCTCAGCCTCCAGCACAAGCTCCAGTTGTTCAGCCTCCACCCAAAGCTCCACTGGCACCAGGTCCAGCACCATCAGGTCCACCCAACATCACCGCAATCCTTGAGAAGCCCGGTCAATTCTCCACCTTAATTCGCCTACTCAAGACCACAAACATGGATAGTGTGATTACCTCACAGCTCAACGACTCAAGCCAAGGCCTAACCGTGTTTGCCCCAACCGATAAGGCCTTTGCCAAGCTCTCAGCAGGTTCTCTAAACTCGTACAACAACGAGAAGAAGGCCCGGCTCCTAAAATTGCATCTCatctcttccttcctttccCAACCTGAGTTCCAAACTGTGAGCAACCCCGTGAACACAGAGGCCGGGAGTACTGGCGAATACCCGCTAAATGTAACAGTATCAGGGAATGACGTGAAGTTAACAACTGGAATAGTTAATACAACAGTATCCAGCACAATTTATTCTGATGGTCAGCTAGCCGTATATCAGGTGGATAAGGTGCTGCTTTCATCAAATTTTTTGGGAACTCCATCACCTGAACCCGCACCTGCAACTTCAACTGCATCTACATCTGCATCTTCATCCTCATCCTCATCCTCATCTGAATCTGCATCTGCACCTTCCAAGCCCGATAAAGCGGACCAACCTCCTCCAGTGTCCACTGCCGATTCCTCAGCTCAAGCTTCTGGTGCAATGCCAGAGATTCACAATGCCCTGAATGCAATCCCTGTTGCAGGCTTTCTTATTGCAGCCTTATCTGTATGCCTTTGA
- the LOC127791074 gene encoding fasciclin-like arabinogalactan protein 11, translated as MLKQLFSPFLFPLIFLCCSTAFSQPPAQAPAALPPGQAPVALPPPVVQSMAPGPASSGPPNITAILEKAGHFTTFIRLLRSTKMDSDIYTQLNTSSQGLTVFAPDDYAFGNLSAGALNAYNDDQKSQLVKFHLISSYFSLPEFQTASNPVSTEAGTKVEYPLNVTISGSQVNLTSGFVNTTVSNTVYTDGHLAVYAVDQVLLPKHFLVTPSPALAKSEKESPSVPVSISNIPWVQSSEMRAVCC; from the exons ATGTTGAAGCAGCTTTTCTCACCATTTCTATTCCCATTGATCTTCCTCTGCTGCTCCACTGCTTTTTCGCAGCCTCCAGCACAAGCTCCGGCGGCTCTCCCACCGGGACAAGCTCCGGTTGCTCTGCCTCCCCCGGTGGTTCAGTCTATGGCACCAGGTCCAGCATCATCAGGTCCACCTAACATCACTGCAATCCTTGAGAAGGCTGGCCACTTCACTACCTTCATTCGCCTTCTAAGGAGCACGAAGATGGACAGCGACATTTACACGCAGCTCAACACATCAAGCCAAGGCCTTACTGTATTCGCCCCTGATGATTATGCCTTTGGTAATCTCTCAGCAGGCGCTCTGAACGCATACAATGATGACCAGAAGTCCCAGCTCGTTAAATTCCATCTCATATCTTCATACTTTTCCCTCCCCGAGTTCCAAACTGCGAGCAACCCGGTGAGCACAGAGGCCGGTACTAAAGTTGAGTACCCGCTAAACGTAACCATATCGGGGAGCCAGGTGAATTTAACAAGTGGATTTGTGAATACAACAGTATCCAACACAGTTTATACGGATGGACACCTAGCAGTATATGCGGTGGACCAG GTGCTACTTCCAAAGCATTTCCTTGTGACTCCATCGCCCGCACTAGCAAAGTCTGAGAAAGAGTCTCCATCTGTTCCAGTGTCCATTAGCAACATCCCTTGGGTTCAATCTTCTGAGATGAGAGCTGTTTGTTGTTGA
- the LOC127791073 gene encoding fasciclin-like arabinogalactan protein 11: MVNQIFSLSPLIVIFLCFPTGFAQSPAQAPVAQSPVAQPPPKAPVAPGPVPSGPPNITAILEKQGHFSTLIRLLKTTNMDSVITSQLNDSSQGLTVFAPSDKAFSKLSAGSLNSFNNEQKARLIKLHLISSFLSQPEFQTVSNPLNTEAGSNGQYPLNVTVSGTEVKLTTGMVNTTISSTIYADGQLAVYQVDKVLLPLHFSGTPSPEPAPAPATATASTSSSSSASASASAPSKPDKADQPPSVSTADSSVQASGAITMIHHAMSFAYLVVVGIVFIHWT, from the coding sequence ATGGTGAATCAAATCTTCTCACTGTCTCCACTAATAGTGATCTTCCTCTGCTTCCCCACAGGTTTTGCTCAGTCTCCAGCGCAAGCTCCAGTTGCTCAGTCTCCAGTTGCTCAGCCTCCACCGAAAGCTCCAGTGGCACCAGGTCCAGTACCGTCAGGTCCACCCAACATCACTGCAATCCTTGAGAAGCAAGGTCACTTCTCCACCTTAATTCGCCTACTAAAGACCACAAACATGGATAGTGTGATTACCTCACAGCTCAACGACTCAAGCCAAGGCCTAACCGTATTTGCCCCAAGCGATAAGGCCTTTTCTAAGCTCTCAGCAGGTTCTCTAAACTCATTCAACAACGAGCAGAAGGCCCGGCTCATAAAATTGCATCTcatctcttccttcctctcccAACCCGAGTTCCAAACTGTAAGCAACCCGTTGAACACGGAGGCTGGCAGTAATGGTCAGTACCCGCTAAATGTAACAGTATCAGGCACTGAGGTGAAGTTAACAACTGGAATGGTTAATACAACAATATCCAGCACAATTTATGCCGATGGCCAACTAGCCGTATATCAGGTGGATAAGGTGCTCCTTCCATTACATTTTTCTGGAACTCCATCACCTGAACCGGCACCTGCACCTGCTACTGCAACTGCATctacatcttcatcttcatctgcaTCTGCATCTGCATCTGCGCCTTCCAAGCCCGATAAAGCGGATCAACCTCCTTCAGTTTCCACTGCCGATTCCTCAGTTCAAGCTTCTGGTGCAATTACCATGATTCACCATGCGATGTCATTCGCATATTTGGTCGTTGTTGGCATTGTCTTCATACATTGGACTTAA
- the LOC127789755 gene encoding uncharacterized protein LOC127789755 isoform X3, producing the protein MTLEIPSRTIEGPSEHFVAIDMPLAPSPMARRMNFSPMPSPSYCRSTGSSSPTSSRGKSYKKSLLPKLSFKFQNSTSELEKAAILALGDSPAGTQQKPLVIRTLSVKRFFMPKMRRPSSLPVTPIVHSNPESTHGGNKIEDYAESGTQVPIHRSYSVPDLIKARSIRQIGLSSAVFRVATLTTNPAKDADGKSDAGQNIAEEEAICRICMVELGEGADTLKMECNCKGELALAHQECAVKWFSIKGNKTCDVCKKEVQNLPVTLLRIQNAPIYNFQGRRLLWQAEITPYRIWQDVPVLVIVSMLAYFCFLEQLLVKKLGSGAIAISLPFSCMLGLLASITSTTMVRRNFAWLYAIIQFALVVLFAHLFYSLLQLHVHAVLAVLLAMLVGFGGAMSGSSIFLKFMKLRARWNSQPDQQQGSQEVTQPHQLPETGSMSQADPRSGTPNGTQESIMPADSRL; encoded by the exons ATGACCTTGGAGATTCCCTCAAGAACAATTGAGGGCCCTAGTGAGCATTTTGTTGCAATAGATATGCCCCTGGCACCAAGTCCAATGGCCAGAAGAATGAATTTTTCACCAATGCCCAGCCCTAGTTATTGCAGGTCCACGGGCTCTTCAAGTCCCACTTCATCTAGAGGTAAATCATACAAAAAAAGCCTGCTTCCAAAACTGAGCTTCAAATTCCAGAATTCTACTTCGGAGTTAGAGAAAGCTGCAATCCTAGCTTTAGGAGATTCACCAGCAGGGACACAGCAGAAGCCTTTGGTTATAAGAACATTGTCTGTTAAAAGATTTTTTATGCCCAAGATGAGAAGACCTTCATCTTTACCAGTTACCCCAATTGTGCACTCAAATCCAGAGTCTACGCATGGAGGGAACAAAATTGAGGATTATGCT GAAAGTGGGACTCAGGTTCCTATCCATCGTTCATATTCCGTTCCTGACTTGATTAAAGCCAGAAGCATTAGGCAGATTGGTTTATCAAGTGCTGTATTTCGTGTTGCTACATTGACCACAAATCCAGCAAAAGATGCTG ATGGAAAGAGTGATGCTGGTCAAAATATTGCTGAAGAAGAAGCTATTTGTAGGATCTGCATGGTTGAACTTGGAGAGGGTGCTGACACCTTAAAGATGGAATGTAACTGTAAGGGTGAGCTTGCATTGGCTCACCAAGAATGTGCCGTGAAATGGTTTAGCATCAAAGGTAACAAGACATGTGATGTGTGCAAAAAAGAGGTTCAAAACCTACCTGTCACCCTTTTGCGAATTCAAAATGCACCGATATATAACTTCCAAGGAAGAAGATTACTTTGGCAAGCTGAAATTACTCCATACAG AATTTGGCAGGATGTTCCTGTTCTTGTCATCGTCAGCATGCTTGCGTACTTTTGCTTTCTAGAGCAGCTTTTG GTTAAAAAGCTGGGATCAGGTGCAATTGCCATATCGCTTCCATTTTCCTGCATGTTGGGTCTCCTTGCATCCATAACTTCGACAACTATgg TGAGGAGAAACTTTGCCTGGCTGTATGCTATTATTCAGTTCGCGCTGGTTGTTCTCTTTGCTCACCTTTTTTACTCACTG CTACAGCTTCATGTGCATGCAGTTCTTGCAGTTCTTCTCGCCATGCTTGTCGGGTTTGGAGGCGCAATGAGTGGGTCTTCCATCTTTCTTAAGTTCATGAAATTAAGGGCACGGTGGAATTCTCAGCCTGATCAACAGCAGGGCTCCCAGGAGGTAACACAGCCACATCAGTTGCCAGAAACTGGAAGTATGTCACAAGCAGACCCTCGATCTGGAACTCCAAACGGGACTCAGGAATCCATCATGCCAGCTGATTCAAGATTATGA
- the LOC127789755 gene encoding uncharacterized protein LOC127789755 isoform X2, whose amino-acid sequence MEGAEGACKNPLGPPFSPAIQKAGDCFEIVEEPPISQHPRSQNMTLEIPSRTIEGPSEHFVAIDMPLAPSPMARRMNFSPMPSPSYCRSTGSSSPTSSRGKSYKKSLLPKLSFKFQNSTSELEKAAILALGDSPAGTQQKPLVIRTLSVKRFFMPKMRRPSSLPVTPIVHSNPESTHGGNKIEDYAESGTQVPIHRSYSVPDLIKARSIRQIGLSSAVFRVATLTTNPAKDADGKSDAGQNIAEEEAICRICMVELGEGADTLKMECNCKGELALAHQECAVKWFSIKGNKTCDVCKKEVQNLPVTLLRIQNAPIYNFQGRRLLWQAEITPYRIWQDVPVLVIVSMLAYFCFLEQLLVKKLGSGAIAISLPFSCMLGLLASITSTTMVRRNFAWLYAIIQFALVVLFAHLFYSLLHVHAVLAVLLAMLVGFGGAMSGSSIFLKFMKLRARWNSQPDQQQGSQEVTQPHQLPETGSMSQADPRSGTPNGTQESIMPADSRL is encoded by the exons ATGGAAGGTGCTGAAGGGGCTTGCAAAAACCCACTTGGTCCCCCCTTTTCTCCTGCAATTCAGAAG GCTGGAGATTGTTTTGAAATAGTTGAAGAACCACCAATCAGTCAACACCCACGGAGTCAAAACATGACCTTGGAGATTCCCTCAAGAACAATTGAGGGCCCTAGTGAGCATTTTGTTGCAATAGATATGCCCCTGGCACCAAGTCCAATGGCCAGAAGAATGAATTTTTCACCAATGCCCAGCCCTAGTTATTGCAGGTCCACGGGCTCTTCAAGTCCCACTTCATCTAGAGGTAAATCATACAAAAAAAGCCTGCTTCCAAAACTGAGCTTCAAATTCCAGAATTCTACTTCGGAGTTAGAGAAAGCTGCAATCCTAGCTTTAGGAGATTCACCAGCAGGGACACAGCAGAAGCCTTTGGTTATAAGAACATTGTCTGTTAAAAGATTTTTTATGCCCAAGATGAGAAGACCTTCATCTTTACCAGTTACCCCAATTGTGCACTCAAATCCAGAGTCTACGCATGGAGGGAACAAAATTGAGGATTATGCT GAAAGTGGGACTCAGGTTCCTATCCATCGTTCATATTCCGTTCCTGACTTGATTAAAGCCAGAAGCATTAGGCAGATTGGTTTATCAAGTGCTGTATTTCGTGTTGCTACATTGACCACAAATCCAGCAAAAGATGCTG ATGGAAAGAGTGATGCTGGTCAAAATATTGCTGAAGAAGAAGCTATTTGTAGGATCTGCATGGTTGAACTTGGAGAGGGTGCTGACACCTTAAAGATGGAATGTAACTGTAAGGGTGAGCTTGCATTGGCTCACCAAGAATGTGCCGTGAAATGGTTTAGCATCAAAGGTAACAAGACATGTGATGTGTGCAAAAAAGAGGTTCAAAACCTACCTGTCACCCTTTTGCGAATTCAAAATGCACCGATATATAACTTCCAAGGAAGAAGATTACTTTGGCAAGCTGAAATTACTCCATACAG AATTTGGCAGGATGTTCCTGTTCTTGTCATCGTCAGCATGCTTGCGTACTTTTGCTTTCTAGAGCAGCTTTTG GTTAAAAAGCTGGGATCAGGTGCAATTGCCATATCGCTTCCATTTTCCTGCATGTTGGGTCTCCTTGCATCCATAACTTCGACAACTATgg TGAGGAGAAACTTTGCCTGGCTGTATGCTATTATTCAGTTCGCGCTGGTTGTTCTCTTTGCTCACCTTTTTTACTCACTG CTTCATGTGCATGCAGTTCTTGCAGTTCTTCTCGCCATGCTTGTCGGGTTTGGAGGCGCAATGAGTGGGTCTTCCATCTTTCTTAAGTTCATGAAATTAAGGGCACGGTGGAATTCTCAGCCTGATCAACAGCAGGGCTCCCAGGAGGTAACACAGCCACATCAGTTGCCAGAAACTGGAAGTATGTCACAAGCAGACCCTCGATCTGGAACTCCAAACGGGACTCAGGAATCCATCATGCCAGCTGATTCAAGATTATGA
- the LOC127789755 gene encoding uncharacterized protein LOC127789755 isoform X1: MEGAEGACKNPLGPPFSPAIQKAGDCFEIVEEPPISQHPRSQNMTLEIPSRTIEGPSEHFVAIDMPLAPSPMARRMNFSPMPSPSYCRSTGSSSPTSSRGKSYKKSLLPKLSFKFQNSTSELEKAAILALGDSPAGTQQKPLVIRTLSVKRFFMPKMRRPSSLPVTPIVHSNPESTHGGNKIEDYAESGTQVPIHRSYSVPDLIKARSIRQIGLSSAVFRVATLTTNPAKDADGKSDAGQNIAEEEAICRICMVELGEGADTLKMECNCKGELALAHQECAVKWFSIKGNKTCDVCKKEVQNLPVTLLRIQNAPIYNFQGRRLLWQAEITPYRIWQDVPVLVIVSMLAYFCFLEQLLVKKLGSGAIAISLPFSCMLGLLASITSTTMVRRNFAWLYAIIQFALVVLFAHLFYSLLQLHVHAVLAVLLAMLVGFGGAMSGSSIFLKFMKLRARWNSQPDQQQGSQEVTQPHQLPETGSMSQADPRSGTPNGTQESIMPADSRL; this comes from the exons ATGGAAGGTGCTGAAGGGGCTTGCAAAAACCCACTTGGTCCCCCCTTTTCTCCTGCAATTCAGAAG GCTGGAGATTGTTTTGAAATAGTTGAAGAACCACCAATCAGTCAACACCCACGGAGTCAAAACATGACCTTGGAGATTCCCTCAAGAACAATTGAGGGCCCTAGTGAGCATTTTGTTGCAATAGATATGCCCCTGGCACCAAGTCCAATGGCCAGAAGAATGAATTTTTCACCAATGCCCAGCCCTAGTTATTGCAGGTCCACGGGCTCTTCAAGTCCCACTTCATCTAGAGGTAAATCATACAAAAAAAGCCTGCTTCCAAAACTGAGCTTCAAATTCCAGAATTCTACTTCGGAGTTAGAGAAAGCTGCAATCCTAGCTTTAGGAGATTCACCAGCAGGGACACAGCAGAAGCCTTTGGTTATAAGAACATTGTCTGTTAAAAGATTTTTTATGCCCAAGATGAGAAGACCTTCATCTTTACCAGTTACCCCAATTGTGCACTCAAATCCAGAGTCTACGCATGGAGGGAACAAAATTGAGGATTATGCT GAAAGTGGGACTCAGGTTCCTATCCATCGTTCATATTCCGTTCCTGACTTGATTAAAGCCAGAAGCATTAGGCAGATTGGTTTATCAAGTGCTGTATTTCGTGTTGCTACATTGACCACAAATCCAGCAAAAGATGCTG ATGGAAAGAGTGATGCTGGTCAAAATATTGCTGAAGAAGAAGCTATTTGTAGGATCTGCATGGTTGAACTTGGAGAGGGTGCTGACACCTTAAAGATGGAATGTAACTGTAAGGGTGAGCTTGCATTGGCTCACCAAGAATGTGCCGTGAAATGGTTTAGCATCAAAGGTAACAAGACATGTGATGTGTGCAAAAAAGAGGTTCAAAACCTACCTGTCACCCTTTTGCGAATTCAAAATGCACCGATATATAACTTCCAAGGAAGAAGATTACTTTGGCAAGCTGAAATTACTCCATACAG AATTTGGCAGGATGTTCCTGTTCTTGTCATCGTCAGCATGCTTGCGTACTTTTGCTTTCTAGAGCAGCTTTTG GTTAAAAAGCTGGGATCAGGTGCAATTGCCATATCGCTTCCATTTTCCTGCATGTTGGGTCTCCTTGCATCCATAACTTCGACAACTATgg TGAGGAGAAACTTTGCCTGGCTGTATGCTATTATTCAGTTCGCGCTGGTTGTTCTCTTTGCTCACCTTTTTTACTCACTG CTACAGCTTCATGTGCATGCAGTTCTTGCAGTTCTTCTCGCCATGCTTGTCGGGTTTGGAGGCGCAATGAGTGGGTCTTCCATCTTTCTTAAGTTCATGAAATTAAGGGCACGGTGGAATTCTCAGCCTGATCAACAGCAGGGCTCCCAGGAGGTAACACAGCCACATCAGTTGCCAGAAACTGGAAGTATGTCACAAGCAGACCCTCGATCTGGAACTCCAAACGGGACTCAGGAATCCATCATGCCAGCTGATTCAAGATTATGA